A single Planctomycetota bacterium DNA region contains:
- a CDS encoding DUF58 domain-containing protein, with protein MRDTQSPRAPAVSAPPPRSLSSPPLLDPDFLRKLDLLEVLFKRNVVGRREGDRPGHQRGGRTEFADHREYTPGDDLRYLDWNLYGRTDRLFVKEFTKQEAVLACVLLDASASMGLGQPRKLDHAKRLAAALAYLAGVGGNEALLGAFQGSSVAWSPRFAGRPDLQGLAAFLEPIQPAGPTDLLTALRALRERVHERSLVVLISDLLEEGGGRRGLRLLGSQRFDLSVLHVLSPQELHPPAIGPVRLRDSEAGTAEDLAVDADALRLYADRLNAFCEGWRAFCQRHDIRFIETSSATPFEECVLGYLRRGGLVR; from the coding sequence ATGCGTGACACGCAGAGCCCCCGCGCGCCCGCTGTCTCAGCCCCTCCGCCCCGTTCCCTGTCGTCGCCTCCTCTCCTGGACCCGGATTTCCTGCGCAAGCTCGACCTGCTGGAGGTGCTCTTCAAGCGCAACGTCGTCGGGCGCCGCGAGGGCGACCGCCCCGGCCACCAGCGCGGCGGCCGCACCGAATTCGCCGACCACCGCGAATACACCCCCGGCGACGACCTGCGCTACCTCGACTGGAACCTCTACGGCCGCACCGACCGCCTGTTCGTCAAGGAGTTCACCAAACAGGAAGCCGTGCTCGCCTGCGTGCTGCTCGACGCCAGCGCCTCGATGGGCCTCGGGCAGCCGCGCAAGCTCGACCACGCGAAGCGGCTGGCCGCGGCCCTCGCCTACCTGGCCGGCGTGGGCGGCAATGAGGCCCTCCTCGGCGCGTTCCAGGGCTCGAGCGTCGCCTGGTCGCCCCGCTTCGCCGGGCGGCCCGACCTCCAGGGCCTGGCCGCCTTCCTCGAACCCATCCAGCCCGCGGGCCCCACCGACCTCCTCACCGCCCTCCGCGCCCTCCGCGAGCGGGTGCACGAGCGTTCGCTCGTCGTCCTCATCTCCGACCTCCTGGAGGAGGGCGGCGGCCGCCGCGGCCTGCGGCTGCTCGGGAGCCAGCGATTCGACCTCAGCGTGCTCCACGTCCTCTCGCCCCAGGAACTGCACCCGCCCGCCATCGGCCCCGTGCGACTGAGGGACAGCGAGGCGGGCACCGCCGAGGACCTGGCTGTGGACGCCGACGCGCTGCGCCTCTATGCGGACCGCCTCAACGCCTTTTGCGAGGGCTGGCGCGCCTTCTGCCAGCGCCACGATATCCGCTTCATCGAGACCTCGTCGGCCACGCCCTTCGAGGAGTGCGTCCTCGGTTATCTTCGCCGCGGAGGGCTCGTGCGATGA
- a CDS encoding DUF4412 domain-containing protein, with protein MVMWRRACVATLALGLATAALAAEAFEGKLSFEVVSTQAGAQAVAMDYTVKKGLVRMDTKVAGMSNYTIIDPAHKKMSMVMPAQKMVMEMPIGSVEPPAPVPVPQIVKTDKTEKVTFNVNGTTLTLVKEGEAAGAGAKSYEGQQYTVTVEDKSSEHWIAKDLTMLAGFAETFKAMAQGPNAAWMKRVEWPGFPYRMVTKDAKGNVVSEMTLVAIDTKSPDDALFTVPDDYKTMKMPQAPAMPKE; from the coding sequence ATGGTCATGTGGCGCAGGGCGTGTGTGGCGACGTTAGCTCTGGGGCTGGCGACTGCTGCCCTGGCGGCGGAAGCATTCGAGGGCAAGCTGAGCTTCGAGGTGGTCTCGACGCAAGCCGGCGCCCAAGCAGTGGCGATGGACTACACGGTCAAGAAGGGCCTGGTGCGCATGGACACCAAGGTCGCGGGGATGTCGAACTACACGATCATTGACCCGGCGCACAAGAAGATGAGCATGGTCATGCCGGCGCAGAAGATGGTGATGGAGATGCCTATTGGCAGCGTCGAGCCGCCTGCGCCCGTGCCGGTGCCGCAGATTGTCAAGACCGACAAGACGGAGAAGGTGACCTTCAACGTGAACGGCACGACGCTGACGCTCGTGAAAGAGGGCGAGGCCGCCGGCGCGGGCGCCAAGTCCTATGAGGGCCAGCAGTACACGGTGACGGTGGAGGACAAGAGCTCGGAGCACTGGATCGCGAAGGACCTAACCATGCTCGCCGGATTCGCCGAGACGTTCAAGGCCATGGCCCAGGGTCCGAATGCCGCCTGGATGAAGAGGGTGGAGTGGCCTGGCTTCCCCTACCGCATGGTGACGAAAGACGCCAAGGGCAACGTCGTGTCGGAGATGACGCTCGTGGCCATTGACACCAAGTCGCCCGATGATGCGCTGTTCACTGTGCCCGACGACTACAAGACGATGAAGATGCCTCAAGCGCCTGCGATGCCGAAGGAATAG
- a CDS encoding PEP-CTERM sorting domain-containing protein, producing MLALVAGPATALVMIDDFQNPVISPPSPVKIWLEEYVVGVGDTYANPGFNAGLPLASTIGGRRDFALQYIGGGSIGATSELSIIGFPDQDLQFSNDAGVMATFRIGYGIITPLDWDTTAPATFSDTIELVIRSTDHDSQFIAHLASGVGTLGEMHQFMIYSLPSGYTGPFVIPLSDFPGIDLTDVDQIGFEFGYGNAVLPEDERQPTYVADLQLSIDMIRATGAIPEPTTLALLGLGALALARKRRRA from the coding sequence ATGCTGGCGCTGGTTGCGGGCCCCGCAACCGCGCTGGTGATGATTGACGACTTCCAGAACCCCGTCATCTCGCCGCCGAGCCCCGTCAAGATATGGCTGGAGGAGTACGTCGTCGGTGTCGGCGATACGTATGCGAATCCGGGCTTCAATGCCGGCCTGCCCCTTGCCAGCACGATCGGCGGCCGCCGCGACTTCGCCCTCCAGTACATCGGCGGCGGGTCCATCGGCGCGACCTCGGAGCTCAGCATCATCGGGTTCCCGGATCAGGATCTCCAGTTCAGCAACGACGCCGGGGTCATGGCCACCTTCCGAATCGGCTATGGAATCATCACCCCACTCGACTGGGATACCACGGCTCCCGCGACCTTCTCCGACACCATCGAGCTTGTCATTCGTTCAACCGACCACGACTCCCAGTTCATCGCGCACCTCGCGAGCGGTGTCGGCACTCTTGGCGAGATGCACCAGTTTATGATCTATAGCCTCCCGTCGGGATACACGGGCCCCTTCGTCATCCCGTTGTCGGATTTCCCGGGCATTGATCTCACCGATGTGGACCAGATCGGCTTCGAGTTCGGGTATGGCAATGCGGTGCTGCCGGAGGATGAGCGGCAGCCCACCTATGTGGCGGACCTCCAGTTGAGCATCGACATGATTCGGGCGACGGGCGCGATCCCCGAGCCCACCACCCTCGCGCTGCTCGGCTTGGGCGCCCTCGCTCTGGCACGCAAGCGTCGGCGCGCCTGA
- a CDS encoding 4Fe-4S binding protein — protein MVVVDRDECTGCETCVEVCPVEAISMKDDKADIDQDKCTQCETCVPECPVEAIKVK, from the coding sequence GTGGTCGTTGTAGACAGGGACGAGTGCACGGGCTGCGAGACCTGTGTCGAGGTCTGCCCCGTCGAGGCCATCTCGATGAAGGACGATAAGGCCGACATTGACCAGGACAAGTGCACCCAGTGCGAGACCTGCGTCCCCGAGTGCCCGGTCGAGGCCATCAAGGTCAAGTGA
- a CDS encoding FAD-linked oxidase C-terminal domain-containing protein, producing the protein MPARTRRDVHALKAELRRSVRGEVAFDPATRAIYSTAACIYRVPPLGVVAPRDAADVLATVGVCRTYGVPITPRGSGSGLAGQALGEGIVLDFTVHMNRLLEATDTQVLVQPGLIADELNAALAPRGLWFPPDPSSSGYCSIGGMIANNSAGSHSVKYGTVIDYVEELDVALADGTTARLRPYPLDGPAWQRLAAEETREAQVHRDLRFVVERHADLIRAHQPRTTKNAAGYRLERVIENGVLNLSKLVCGSEGTLAIVLAARLRIGPKPGARRECLLHFPDLAAAGRATLEILPLGPSAIEVHERHAVDVIRAGRPELADVLPRPGESQLHVEFDGATDAEAADGLARMRRRICDELRLATRCIEPASADEARRLWAIRKATLPILYNQPGPKRIVSFIEDVTVPPDQIPSFIERLQAIFGRYGLEAAIYGHAAQGNFHIRPLLDLHEPAEIAKMRAVADEVFDLTIALGGTPSGEHGDGIARTEYLAKLYGPLHHLFGAVKRIFDPRNLLNPGKKVPDPRSGFSLTGPLRFEPDYRSRRLDERLVWPAAGAAAEAERCHGCATCRTLPAAVTRMCPVFKATGAEEASPRAKANLLREIAAGRLKGRAARKALARVTEQCLLCESCKADCPSKVNVPKLMLEAKARLAAEGARRPRQRLLARLDALSRLAVPFAPLVNAANRARPARWLLEKLAGLDRRAPLPLVTSRPLRRRLRSLASHSALRDPQSAIVYFPDVFAELSDPSIGEALVRLLEAAGIGVIIPPVQGCGILAMCYGDAPRAAETIRRNLAALQGYTRQGYDILVTEPTALLCLREGYADFVPDVAAREVAARTHDALDYLLGLRQRGQLKLDLREVPLALGRHVPCHARAAGIGAAAPALLADVPGLRVTTLNEGCCGLAGSAGLRREKYDLGMRIGAGLFDKVRAGSFHGTVTECSACRMQLEHGTGKPCYHPLHLLAHAAFGTPLPGVRP; encoded by the coding sequence TTGCCGGCAAGAACCAGGCGCGACGTGCACGCCCTCAAGGCCGAGCTGCGCCGCAGCGTGCGCGGCGAAGTGGCCTTCGACCCCGCCACGCGCGCCATCTACTCCACCGCCGCCTGCATCTACCGCGTGCCCCCGCTTGGCGTGGTCGCGCCGCGCGATGCGGCCGACGTGCTGGCCACGGTGGGCGTTTGCCGCACGTACGGCGTGCCCATCACCCCGCGAGGGTCCGGCTCCGGGCTCGCCGGGCAGGCGCTCGGCGAGGGCATCGTGCTCGACTTCACGGTGCACATGAACCGCCTCCTCGAGGCCACCGACACCCAGGTCCTCGTACAGCCGGGCCTGATCGCCGATGAGCTCAACGCCGCCCTCGCCCCGCGCGGCCTGTGGTTCCCGCCCGACCCGTCCAGCTCCGGCTACTGCTCGATCGGCGGCATGATCGCCAACAACTCCGCCGGCTCGCACTCCGTCAAGTATGGCACGGTGATAGACTATGTTGAGGAGCTGGACGTCGCGCTCGCCGACGGCACGACGGCGCGGCTCCGCCCGTATCCTCTCGACGGCCCGGCCTGGCAGCGCCTGGCGGCGGAAGAGACCCGCGAGGCCCAGGTGCACCGCGACCTGCGCTTCGTCGTCGAGCGCCATGCGGACCTCATCCGCGCCCACCAGCCGCGCACCACCAAGAACGCGGCCGGCTACCGCCTCGAGCGCGTGATCGAGAACGGCGTGCTCAACCTCAGCAAGCTCGTCTGCGGCTCCGAGGGCACGCTGGCCATCGTGCTCGCCGCGCGGCTGCGCATCGGGCCAAAGCCCGGCGCCCGCCGCGAATGCCTGCTGCACTTCCCCGACCTCGCCGCTGCCGGCCGCGCCACGCTCGAAATCCTGCCCCTTGGTCCCAGCGCCATCGAGGTGCACGAACGCCATGCGGTGGACGTCATTCGCGCCGGCCGGCCCGAGCTGGCCGATGTGCTGCCCAGGCCCGGCGAGAGCCAGCTCCACGTGGAGTTCGACGGCGCCACCGACGCCGAGGCGGCCGACGGCCTCGCCCGCATGCGGCGCAGAATCTGCGACGAACTGCGCCTCGCCACCCGCTGCATCGAGCCGGCCAGCGCCGACGAGGCTCGCCGCCTCTGGGCCATCCGCAAGGCCACCCTGCCCATCCTCTACAACCAGCCCGGCCCCAAACGCATCGTCTCCTTCATCGAAGACGTCACCGTGCCGCCCGACCAGATTCCCTCCTTCATCGAGCGGCTCCAGGCCATCTTCGGCCGCTACGGCCTCGAGGCCGCCATCTACGGCCACGCGGCCCAGGGCAACTTCCACATCCGCCCGCTCCTCGACCTGCACGAGCCCGCGGAGATCGCGAAAATGCGGGCCGTCGCCGACGAGGTCTTCGACCTCACCATCGCCCTTGGCGGCACCCCCAGCGGCGAGCACGGCGACGGCATCGCGCGCACCGAGTATCTCGCCAAGCTCTACGGCCCGCTGCACCACCTCTTCGGCGCCGTCAAGCGCATCTTCGACCCCCGGAACCTGCTGAACCCCGGCAAGAAGGTCCCCGACCCGCGCAGCGGCTTCTCCCTCACCGGCCCCCTGCGTTTCGAGCCCGACTATCGCTCGCGGCGCCTCGACGAGCGCCTCGTGTGGCCCGCCGCCGGCGCCGCCGCTGAGGCCGAGCGCTGCCACGGCTGCGCCACCTGCCGCACCCTGCCCGCCGCCGTCACGCGCATGTGCCCCGTCTTCAAAGCCACGGGCGCCGAGGAGGCATCGCCCCGCGCCAAGGCCAACCTGCTGCGCGAGATCGCCGCCGGTCGCCTCAAAGGCCGCGCCGCGCGCAAGGCTCTCGCACGCGTGACCGAGCAGTGTCTCCTGTGCGAGTCGTGCAAGGCCGACTGCCCGTCGAAGGTCAACGTGCCGAAGCTCATGCTGGAGGCCAAGGCCCGCCTGGCGGCCGAAGGCGCCCGCAGACCGCGGCAGCGCCTGCTCGCCCGGCTCGACGCGCTCAGCCGCCTCGCGGTGCCCTTCGCCCCGCTGGTCAACGCCGCCAACCGCGCCAGACCCGCGCGCTGGCTCCTCGAGAAGCTGGCCGGCCTCGACCGCCGCGCCCCCTTGCCCCTCGTGACCAGCCGCCCGCTCAGGAGGCGCCTCCGTTCCCTGGCTTCGCACTCCGCACTCCGCGATCCGCAATCCGCAATCGTTTACTTCCCAGACGTTTTCGCCGAACTCAGCGACCCCTCCATCGGTGAGGCCCTCGTGCGTCTGCTCGAGGCGGCGGGCATTGGGGTGATCATCCCACCCGTCCAGGGCTGCGGCATCCTGGCCATGTGCTATGGCGACGCCCCACGCGCCGCAGAGACCATTCGTCGCAACCTCGCCGCCCTTCAGGGTTACACCCGCCAGGGCTACGACATCCTGGTCACCGAGCCCACGGCTCTGCTGTGCCTGCGCGAGGGCTACGCCGATTTCGTGCCCGACGTCGCCGCCAGAGAAGTCGCCGCGCGCACCCACGACGCCCTTGATTACCTGCTCGGCCTTCGCCAGAGGGGGCAGCTCAAGCTCGACCTGCGTGAGGTGCCGCTGGCCCTCGGCCGCCATGTGCCGTGCCACGCGCGCGCCGCCGGCATCGGCGCCGCCGCGCCCGCGCTGTTAGCCGATGTGCCCGGGCTCCGGGTCACCACCCTCAACGAGGGCTGCTGTGGCCTCGCCGGCAGCGCCGGCCTGCGTCGCGAGAAGTACGACCTGGGCATGAGAATCGGCGCAGGGCTTTTCGACAAGGTGCGCGCAGGCAGCTTCCACGGCACCGTCACCGAATGCTCCGCCTGTCGCATGCAACTCGAGCACGGCACCGGCAAGCCCTGCTATCACCCCCTCCACCTCCTCGCCCACGCCGCCTTCGGCACGCCGCTGCCGGGCGTCAGGCCTTGA
- a CDS encoding class I SAM-dependent methyltransferase, translating to MGEQHSKRVVPCPVCAAMEAERSDAAAGLVRCRRCGLGWLDPQPSDATLAAVYTDDYFTKPIDPGGLSYLENRAGLERFFDGRLRRIERLIRPGRVLDVGAGLGYFLHAAARRGWRGVGLETSAFAAEYARREFGLDVRRRTLDEAALDEGAFDLVVMRDVLEHTRDPRATLRLAHRLLRPGGLLALSMPNFASLNARLGGACWRHLRLPQHLFHFTPEALGRLLRECGLAIAECTSRYDSPATREVYAALADPAARRRLAFHAALRGDIVFLPLGSALRRGLRAIALVCSCIACPFRDKLRDDILEVLALKPEASR from the coding sequence ATGGGCGAGCAGCACAGCAAGCGAGTGGTCCCGTGCCCCGTCTGCGCCGCGATGGAGGCGGAGAGGTCGGACGCTGCCGCGGGCCTGGTGCGCTGTCGGCGGTGCGGCCTGGGGTGGCTCGACCCCCAGCCGAGCGACGCGACGCTCGCCGCCGTCTACACCGACGACTACTTCACGAAGCCCATTGACCCCGGCGGCCTGTCCTATCTGGAGAACCGCGCCGGGCTGGAGCGTTTCTTCGACGGGCGGCTGCGGCGCATCGAGCGCCTGATTCGCCCGGGGCGCGTGCTCGACGTGGGCGCGGGCCTGGGCTACTTCCTCCACGCCGCGGCCCGCCGCGGCTGGCGCGGGGTGGGGCTGGAGACCTCCGCCTTCGCCGCCGAGTATGCGCGGCGGGAGTTCGGCCTCGACGTGCGGCGCCGGACCCTCGACGAGGCTGCGCTGGATGAGGGGGCATTCGACCTGGTGGTGATGCGCGACGTGCTGGAACACACGCGCGACCCGCGCGCCACGCTACGCCTCGCCCACCGCCTGTTGCGGCCCGGCGGGCTGCTGGCCCTCTCGATGCCGAACTTCGCCTCCCTCAACGCGCGGCTCGGCGGGGCGTGCTGGCGCCACCTGCGGCTGCCACAGCACCTCTTCCACTTCACGCCCGAGGCGCTCGGCCGCCTCCTGCGCGAGTGCGGCCTCGCGATCGCCGAGTGCACGTCGCGCTACGACTCGCCCGCCACGCGCGAGGTGTACGCCGCCCTGGCCGACCCCGCCGCGCGGCGCCGCCTGGCCTTCCACGCCGCCCTGCGGGGCGACATCGTGTTCCTGCCCCTTGGCTCGGCCCTCCGGCGCGGGCTGCGCGCAATCGCGCTGGTTTGCTCTTGTATTGCCTGCCCATTCCGTGATAAACTAAGAGACGACATCCTGGAGGTCCTTGCCCTCAAGCCGGAGGCCAGCCGATGA
- a CDS encoding BatA domain-containing protein produces MTLLQPLGLLALAAVPVLVALSLWRWRRREVTVSSLLLWRDVATAWRHAPHARRRRQLDPLLVLRVAVALALAGALCAPVLVRTAQATRRLIVVLDRSASMATRRPDGLTRWRAARDELLKLLVQLDAADRVEFAAVPPLAEQAIGAERDPRDAASRLLTLEPSDAAAEPADLRRAALDAQARQPDARVLVVTDTPLPDLPAGVGLLATGAPARNLGITTFAARPYPDGRAEVLIAVANANPAPTAAQVVLRADGRELGRRRVDVAGAATARAIFEVRPSAAAVLEARLEGADDLPADDRAWLARRSERLRVAWVGDECYYLRRALAVQDGAEVVELPEPPEVAVPGGFDLALYYRAVPRRLAAGSVVVVAPGAPVGALRPGPLADAAPASVVARRDPLMAAVRLDGLALGRVPRPALPGGFEALAAAGDVPVIGRWRDGAATVVYVGVDPAASAWPLDPSFPIFWANVVASAARQGQEAGGFGCSRPGQAIAVRAGAETVLTDPAGNRHALTADAFSPERVGLYRVRSGPRETPIAVSLLSEGETLGPAAEARPPAAFLAAASGTAAAATWRLGGWLALLGLGLVLVHGRLAARARPA; encoded by the coding sequence ATGACCCTCCTCCAACCTCTCGGCCTCCTCGCCCTCGCCGCCGTGCCCGTGCTGGTGGCCCTGAGCCTCTGGCGCTGGCGGCGACGCGAGGTCACCGTGTCCAGCCTGCTCCTGTGGCGCGACGTAGCGACCGCCTGGCGCCACGCCCCGCACGCCCGGCGCCGGCGCCAGCTCGACCCGCTGCTGGTCCTGCGCGTTGCCGTGGCGCTCGCGCTGGCGGGCGCCCTGTGCGCGCCCGTGCTTGTGCGCACGGCACAGGCGACGCGCCGCCTCATCGTCGTGCTCGACCGCTCGGCCAGCATGGCCACGCGCCGGCCCGACGGCCTCACCCGCTGGCGCGCCGCGCGCGACGAACTGCTCAAGCTGCTCGTGCAGCTCGACGCCGCCGACCGCGTTGAGTTCGCCGCCGTGCCGCCCCTCGCGGAGCAAGCGATCGGAGCCGAGCGCGACCCACGCGACGCGGCCTCGCGGCTCCTCACGCTCGAGCCGTCAGATGCCGCTGCCGAGCCGGCCGACCTGCGCCGCGCGGCCCTCGATGCCCAGGCCCGCCAGCCCGACGCCCGCGTGCTCGTGGTCACCGACACGCCGCTGCCCGACCTGCCCGCCGGCGTGGGGCTGCTGGCCACGGGCGCGCCCGCGCGCAACCTCGGCATCACCACCTTCGCCGCCCGCCCCTACCCCGATGGCCGCGCCGAGGTGCTTATCGCGGTGGCCAACGCGAACCCCGCGCCGACCGCTGCCCAGGTGGTGCTCCGCGCCGACGGGCGCGAACTGGGCCGGCGCCGGGTGGACGTGGCGGGCGCGGCGACCGCGCGTGCGATCTTCGAAGTCCGCCCCTCGGCCGCCGCCGTTCTCGAGGCCCGCCTCGAGGGCGCTGACGACCTGCCCGCGGACGACCGCGCGTGGCTCGCCCGCCGTTCGGAACGCCTCCGTGTCGCCTGGGTCGGCGATGAGTGCTACTACCTGCGCCGCGCCCTCGCTGTGCAGGACGGTGCAGAGGTGGTGGAACTGCCCGAGCCGCCCGAGGTCGCGGTGCCCGGCGGCTTCGACCTCGCGCTCTACTACCGCGCCGTGCCGCGCAGGCTCGCCGCGGGGAGCGTCGTGGTCGTGGCCCCCGGAGCGCCCGTGGGGGCGCTGCGCCCCGGACCCCTCGCCGATGCCGCGCCCGCCAGCGTCGTGGCCCGCCGCGACCCGCTCATGGCCGCCGTGCGCCTGGACGGGCTGGCCCTTGGCCGCGTGCCTCGGCCGGCGCTGCCCGGGGGGTTCGAGGCCCTCGCCGCGGCGGGCGACGTGCCGGTCATCGGGCGCTGGCGCGACGGCGCGGCCACGGTGGTCTACGTGGGGGTGGACCCGGCGGCGAGCGCCTGGCCCCTCGACCCGTCTTTCCCCATCTTCTGGGCGAACGTGGTCGCCTCCGCCGCGCGGCAGGGCCAGGAGGCGGGGGGCTTCGGCTGCTCGCGGCCCGGGCAGGCCATCGCCGTGAGGGCCGGGGCCGAGACCGTGCTCACTGACCCCGCCGGCAACCGCCACGCGCTCACGGCCGACGCCTTCAGCCCCGAGCGAGTGGGACTCTACCGTGTGCGGAGCGGCCCGCGCGAGACGCCGATAGCGGTGAGCCTGCTCAGCGAGGGCGAGACTCTGGGCCCCGCCGCGGAAGCCAGGCCGCCCGCGGCCTTCCTCGCTGCCGCAAGCGGCACGGCCGCGGCGGCCACCTGGCGCCTGGGCGGGTGGCTGGCGCTGCTGGGCCTCGGCCTGGTGCTTGTTCACGGCCGCCTCGCCGCGCGGGCGCGGCCAGCATGA
- a CDS encoding Gfo/Idh/MocA family oxidoreductase, with translation MPGKTIRVGIIGQGRSGYDIHARHLRTDRRYRIVAVVDPLADRRAQAEQEFGAAAYDDRRALLKRTDLDLVVNAAPSHLHVPYTLEALRAGHNVLCEKPLARRAAEVDKLIAAAAKAGKLLAIFQQSRFAPYFQQVRKVIASGVLGRIVMIKVAFNGFGRRWDWQTLQEYNGGNLLNTGPHPLDQALQLFGPGMPKVTCLMDRANTFGDAEDHVKLLMSGEGHPTIDLEISSCCPYPLYTYQVFGTRGGLTGGTSEMKWKYFDPRKAPKRELIREPLPGRQYCSEQLPWVEKTWTVPPKLANTFAYMSKQFYSHLYKTLTAGAPLVITPEQVRQQIAVIEECHRQNPLSRLDA, from the coding sequence ATGCCAGGCAAGACGATTCGCGTGGGCATCATCGGCCAGGGGCGCAGCGGCTATGACATCCACGCTCGCCACCTGCGCACCGACAGGCGTTACAGGATCGTGGCGGTCGTGGACCCGTTGGCCGACCGCCGCGCGCAGGCGGAGCAGGAGTTCGGCGCCGCGGCCTACGACGACCGCCGCGCCCTGCTGAAGCGCACCGACCTCGACCTCGTGGTCAACGCCGCGCCCTCGCACCTGCATGTGCCTTACACCCTCGAGGCGCTGCGGGCCGGGCACAACGTGCTGTGCGAGAAGCCGCTCGCCCGTCGCGCGGCCGAGGTGGATAAGCTGATCGCCGCGGCGGCGAAGGCGGGCAAGCTGCTGGCCATCTTTCAGCAGAGCCGCTTCGCCCCCTACTTCCAGCAGGTGCGCAAGGTGATCGCCTCGGGCGTGCTCGGCCGCATCGTGATGATCAAGGTCGCCTTCAACGGCTTCGGCCGGCGGTGGGACTGGCAGACCCTCCAGGAGTACAACGGCGGCAACCTGCTCAACACCGGCCCCCACCCCCTCGACCAGGCCCTCCAGCTCTTCGGCCCCGGGATGCCGAAGGTCACGTGTCTGATGGACCGCGCGAACACCTTCGGCGACGCCGAGGACCACGTGAAGCTGCTCATGTCGGGCGAGGGCCACCCCACGATTGACCTCGAGATCTCCTCCTGCTGCCCGTACCCTCTCTACACGTACCAGGTGTTCGGCACCCGCGGCGGCCTCACCGGCGGCACGAGCGAGATGAAGTGGAAGTACTTCGACCCCCGCAAAGCGCCCAAACGCGAACTCATCCGTGAGCCGCTGCCCGGCCGCCAGTATTGCAGCGAACAGCTCCCCTGGGTCGAGAAGACCTGGACCGTTCCGCCGAAGCTCGCCAACACGTTCGCCTACATGTCGAAGCAGTTCTACAGCCACCTCTACAAGACGCTCACGGCCGGCGCCCCGCTCGTCATCACGCCCGAGCAGGTGCGTCAGCAGATCGCCGTCATCGAGGAATGCCACCGCCAGAACCCCTTGTCGCGGCTGGACGCCTGA
- a CDS encoding uroporphyrinogen decarboxylase family protein: MSYARGMAAIRLQAPAEIPHTQYISHLGFMSKITGLAADHPDLGRRAAEVLDFDFIWSTDGPNPPGRWTDMGRAYWHERQQEADSRHLGFADVEEALNLDPRQEYGLPDLDEQVRKYQDWYHRAQHEQFPFAVWPGGTYRTQMSFLIAAFGWEMLLTMAGLDRDRFTRVLDRWTEVIEVYYQAWARTDAEVILTHDDMVWTQGAFIHPAWYRSVLFPNLKRLWSIVKKAGKKVLFCSDGDFTEFVDDLAEAGADGFIFEPLTDLDYIVKNYGQTHVIIGNADCRVLTFGTPREVRREVRRVMDKGRACPGYFFAVGNHIPDNCPLENVVACLDAYRQYRGR, encoded by the coding sequence GTGAGCTACGCGCGCGGCATGGCCGCCATTCGCCTCCAGGCTCCCGCCGAAATCCCTCACACGCAGTACATCAGCCACCTGGGCTTCATGTCGAAGATCACCGGGCTGGCCGCCGACCACCCCGACCTGGGGCGCAGAGCGGCCGAAGTGCTCGACTTCGACTTCATCTGGTCCACCGACGGGCCGAACCCCCCGGGCCGCTGGACCGACATGGGCCGCGCCTACTGGCACGAACGCCAGCAGGAGGCCGACTCGCGCCACCTCGGCTTCGCCGACGTCGAGGAAGCCCTCAACCTCGACCCTCGCCAGGAGTACGGCCTGCCCGATCTCGACGAGCAAGTGAGGAAGTACCAGGACTGGTATCACCGCGCCCAGCACGAGCAGTTCCCCTTCGCCGTCTGGCCCGGCGGCACCTATCGCACCCAGATGAGCTTCCTCATCGCCGCCTTCGGCTGGGAGATGCTGCTGACGATGGCCGGCCTCGACCGCGACCGTTTCACCCGCGTGCTCGACCGCTGGACCGAGGTCATCGAGGTCTACTACCAGGCCTGGGCGCGCACCGACGCCGAGGTCATCCTCACCCACGACGACATGGTGTGGACCCAGGGCGCCTTCATCCACCCCGCGTGGTACCGAAGCGTGCTGTTCCCGAACCTCAAGCGCCTGTGGAGCATCGTGAAGAAGGCGGGCAAGAAGGTGCTGTTCTGCTCGGACGGCGATTTCACGGAGTTTGTGGACGACCTGGCCGAGGCGGGGGCCGACGGCTTCATCTTCGAGCCACTCACCGACCTCGACTACATCGTGAAGAACTATGGCCAGACCCACGTCATCATCGGCAACGCCGACTGCCGCGTCCTCACCTTCGGCACGCCACGCGAGGTCCGGCGCGAGGTGCGCCGCGTGATGGACAAGGGGCGCGCCTGCCCCGGCTACTTCTTCGCCGTGGGCAACCACATTCCCGACAACTGCCCGCTCGAGAACGTCGTCGCCTGCCTGGACGCTTATCGCCAGTATCGGGGGCGTTAA